The following is a genomic window from Ictalurus furcatus strain D&B chromosome 14, Billie_1.0, whole genome shotgun sequence.
TAGCGCTGGTGGGCCCAGACACAGGCGAGATCACCTATTTTCACAGAGAGCCTCCACACAAGGTTAGATGCTTTATTTTTGTTGCTGACATTGTTGCCGAGGCATAAAGTTAAACATCAGCTTCCTGTGCAACGTTTCATTAGGTCACTATTCCACAAAAGAAACTCCAAGCCAGAACCCAGGAGTATGGAAATGTGGCAAAACCAAGGCCTGGATCATCTaaaggttttgttgttgttgttgttgttgttgttgtttttatgaaTTATACATTTATGAGATAAATTTGGTCTCAGTTCCTCAATTCACCATTTGTATCTGTCTCCTGTAGAAGGGGGTAAGAGACTGTCCAAAAGTGGAGGAGACGACACAAACTCTGAGCAGTACAAGAAAGACAACCAGACACTTTTATTACAGGTGTGTATCAGAACCtttttaaaatctcatttaaaaatgCTCTTGAAAAATGTAGCAgcttgtgtgcatttgtgtttcAAGTGAATTCAGTCCAATGTTTCCCCTCACTGCTGTGTCAGTTTAGTGGTCTATAAAGAGCATTTGAAGTGAGTGAGTTCAAACACTGTGTTGGTTTCTTGatgacaggaagtgtgtgttatgattgattgattggtctTTCTAGGTGGAGGCACTGCAGGCACAGCTGGAAGAGCAGACACGCCTGGCTAAAGAGCAGGTGGAATGCCTGCTGGAGGACAGACGAATTCACATGGAGGAGGGGCAGGTCCAGCGTCAGAGAGACCAGGAGAGAATCACTGCATTAACTGAGAAGTAGCTCCATCCTTCTGACAAATCCTTATATTTATTTGCGAATGACCTAGAGCTTTAGTGAAAATTGACTGTCTACATATTGTATATACATGTACTTTCTTTTCTTGATCCACTTTTGCTCATCTCTTCAGACTCCAGCGCACACAGAACTTGCTCTATGAGAGCACCAGAGACTTCCTGCAGCTGAAGTTTGAAAGTCGAGCCCATGAGAAGAGCTGGATGGTGGAGAAGGACAGGCTCCTCAGAGAGATGGACTCGTGTCAGGAGAGGTTAAGGGAGACGCGCAGCTTCCAAGAGCAGCCGAGAGCCTTCACAACCCCGTTGTTTCTCACCCAAACCACTCCAGAGAGCAGCCAGATGCATCGTGATGAGATCAGGGTAGGAGCAGAGAAACCGTGTCTGCATTCTAAAACTGTTTTAACATACCGATGTCAACTTCCTCTTGCAATTTACCCTGGGAGGAATCCCTGTTACCTACTTCAGGAAGTTTGGTAGATGAGACATGGGAGAGTTCAGGAGCAGACCTTAGCTATAAGATATTGCAGTGTAATGcaattttcagtttattttcaaACCAGAAAAAACAGGATTGGTAAATGTGGACCACATATAAAAACCAATGGACTACTGaatatttacataataataatataattgctgcttaagttatttttttttttactcattattCTGATGGCTAATCACAATAGCTTGTTACCAAACCAGTTAGACGACATGCTGATGTAACTGTatatagaaaacaaaaatgctacGAAAATCACTTTATTGAATCAGCTGTtcttacaatttaaaaaatctgaaaacTCTACTTCATCTAGGAAATGGCCACTTGTGTAACTTGGATCATGAGGAATATCAAAACAGCattgaaatgcttttctttctttgtggcCTTTCCTGCTTGATTCGTTCACTTCACCATGGAGGAGTCTGCCTATTCCACGAGTGATCCAACAAAATACTCTGAATAGAAACATCTTCTAAAGAAACATCATTATCATCAGTGACGACCTCAAGTACGAGTTGCTCTGTTGTTTCTTACTTAGGCGCTGCAAGAGGAGTTGAAGCAAGCCCATAAGCTAGCAGACATGTACAGAGAGCAGTGTGTAGGTCTAGAGACTGACCTGGCACAGATCCGAGAGGAGGGAGACGTAGGCAGAGAGATCTTCAAGGCAAGTAGAGAAATGTAAAGGCACTTTAATGGTGAAATGAAATTTGAAGTGGTGTACATATGATGCGACGTGTATACGTGGGTGTGCAGGAGCGCTCGGACAAAATGGCCAAGCGTCTCCAGTTAATGACTCAGCGTTATGAAGCTCTGGAAAAGAGGCGCTCCATGGAGGTGGAAGGCTTCAAGACTGACATCAAACATCTGCGACAGAAACTCAAAGATGTGGAGAAGCAGCTCTTTAAGGTAATTAGCCAACATAAACAGTGTTGGGAATTATTCAAAAATATAGGTTCACCCTATCATAATGATGTCGAGGGAGCATAactggctgtgctctctgggtgggagggatagcatacactctctctctcctgtcaggcacagcaacactagccaactGCAGGCGTCTGAGcttataaaaaaatgttttgttttctttgctattTTAGCTCCTTttgtagtgattttttttttttttatggcttaGCGATTagttacgtaaggaataaaacatcatgGGCCATGttgtttgaggaaaataatcagtgtttgGGTGCTGTAATGTAGCCAGATGTATACCATAATTTGTcaattacagtttttaaaattatgtaaaGAACCAAGCCatcttttaattgttttatagttacatttaatattgtggcaTGTCTGCAAGAtaagttagtttctgttttcactcattgcagctataaacatcATTCCCTGATCAATCTCTCTCggatgatgataaaaaaacactttgttaGGGAGAAATGCACAAGACTTCTTCCATTAATGTAATTAAacaccttacagaaaacctcaccatatcaatgattatcttgtttttttaaaaaataccttTTATAAatgtggttttttgtttgtttgttttttaagatcTATCCATTATTAGCTGTAGATCGTTCACCGTGCAAGTCCTGTGCATGAGCTGCTATTAGAGAAACAATGTATTATAATGAGCAAATTCATATAAACCTTTCAATCATTATTTGAATTACAGACTCAGCACTATCGTCAGAGTTATGTTAGTGCACAgaagcactgtggtataaaccaTGAAAAGATTATACAGGAACAACAGTTAGGTGTGCTAAAATAACTTCTGGAAAGTACTTTTTGAAAGAGTTGAACTATTTTACTTGCTGCTCAGATATTCTCACCAGTGATCTGCTTATGAGCATAAATCAAATATCACTGTAACAAAACCTCAACATAATTTGGgggattttgtgctttttcgGAGCTGTAAAACACAGGGGATTAACTTGACCTCATGTAAATCCcatgtaaatgtgaatgatgACAATCCATTCCTTTTTCAGGTGACTCTTAACGTGGGGCCAGATCAGGATTTGGCCATCCTGCATGAAGTTCGACAGTCAAACGCACGCACAAAGAAAATCCAGGACGAATTAAAAAGCCTAAAAGCAAAGATATACGGACTAGAGAATGAACTGAGATTCAGctgaattttaaaatgtggaaaatctTGCCCTTTTTTGAGCACTTTCTATGCAGCCTAATATCGATTTTTCACAAAGGAATGAGTGAGGAGTGAGTTAATCAGTTTTATTGATTGATTATGATTGACCGGTTCATTTTTCAATATCATTATTGTGTAACATTGACGTGTAGACAATAGCCCTGCAGAACAGAGGACTTGTGATTGTATATGGCAAAAAATGTGTATTGTAGATTTTTCAGATGTTTTctattttagtcatttatttatttatgttaaacggtttaataaaaaattaaatgcttTGCAGGTATTTTTggcctttttttatatttatttttgtctgaagAGCAATTTTGCATAACAAAGTATTATCTCCATTTGTAGATcattaatgaattcattaacaaacactttattttttttttaaaccatttaatttttttctgttcttaaaACATGGCAATACTGAAATGCTCAGAACGGACACAGAAAGCACACCACTGTACCGTACAATACCGCATGATGCAGTGCTACAATGAAGAGGTGTCACTAGATCATATTCTAGTTTTGTCTCAAAATATAAGAaccattaacaaaaaaaacagacacgtGTTTTAAcctcagaaatgaaaacaaaacttgACAACATATTGCACAACAGCACAGACTGTACCATCATGATTAATTGGCAATAATATTCATGGTACTAAATCCAATGCTTCCAAAACAGCATGTACAAATATAAACTCGTATCAGCGTACATTCAAAATACCGTTAAGCTGTAACAGGCATAAAAATGTAGCAGCACTCTACGTGTACCCATTTATTACATAACCCCTATACTGTAGCTTTCACTGCCacttaattgttttaaaaagttttattcTTGCTCCTGAGTATCTGAGGTACAAAGTGCATTGTCATAGATATGCATCATCGATAAAAAtagtaatacaaataaaatattggaGTGTTAGTGTTTCGGCTTTGGCCTCTTATTGGTGCTAGCgtagtaccttttttttttttttcctgaaggttGGTGGTGGTCACAGCTGTCTAGTGTCCTTTCCTCATATCACTATCCATTATTCCTCTCTGGCCTACATCTACATTTCTTCAGTCTCTGTATAAAGAGAGTGCTCCCTGTCACAAAGATTATTTGCGTGCCTTTATCCATTATTTTTGCACAGAAGCAGAGGCAGTTCTTTTCACTAGGTGACACCAGTACCAATTCTGTTGCCAATACTTCAATGGAGATTCACAACAGACACaagaacaagcacagaaccaccAGAAGAAATTGTGCACGAAGGCTGTAAAGGGTATTTTACAGCACTAGACCAAATAACATAACTGTAAAACAAGTTAAATGGTAACAGTGGTTTTCTCTCCACACACAATTCacctttactttaaaaaaaaataataataataaggtaaaGAATTTTTCAGTCATATTTGTTGTGCTAAATCCCACTGGCCCATTCTAGTGTGAAACGTTTCAGATCATGTAATTCTTTTTGAGAACCTCCAGGTACTGTTGTGTGGCTCTGCTCAGTTTGTCCTGTGGCTCCACAATCAGATTTGAGTTGAGGTTCTTCTGGGAGCTGCAAGCAGAACCCACTGGAGACATCCGGGTAGAGGCACCCTCCAGCTCGCTTGTACCTGACCGAAAGAAACCAAGATTACAGATGTGTTTCATCCAGAGGAGTTTGGCTTCACAAACTGATtcgagtttgtttaaaaaaacataactgTACAGTCATAACTGAATTATGTACGAGAAGCGGTGAAGACAGACAATGTTCTTTGCTGTATGTAAACAGAAGCGCTCACCGTAGTCCAGCTCCTTTGATATGTTTTTCTCCAGTTCAGACTGCATCTACATAGGTCAGGTGGACAAAAATAGATCATTACTGTATGTGCATCATTTATTCTGCTGCTTTTATTTTGCATACCTCATAATATACAGCAAAAGCGCAGGCTGAATGTTTGGTTGCTGTAATAAGCTTTGATAATGTAAAAACATAAGGATTCAAGCACAATACTATGAAATGAATGCATGTAATGGAAACTACAGCACATCTGATGTTAAGTTTCCATCAGTGCTCAGTATGAAagttgaaaaataaaacactcagaatTTTTTGTCAAAATTAACAGCTAAAGTTCGGATTAGTGAATAACTCATTTGAAAGCAAGGGCATGCTTTTTCATAGCAGTGAGTTACACCCAACTACACACCTGCTTATGAATCAGGCTGAAGAGAGGACAGGTGAGAGACAGACTTTTGAGCTAGGAGCTGAAGAAGTAAGAAACAGGAGAGGTTATGCGTGCAAAGTCTATAGGAAAACCCGGAAAAAAAACCAAGGCGTGACAGAAATAGGAAAAGTGGAAGAGCAGTGTTTAGTCGCTGATGTAGAAAAGAGTGGAAAGCTTTACTTTGCTGAAGAGTGGAGATGGCCGATATTTGACAAGGAAGGACTTGTTAATTCCTTACTTACAAATATGCCTGTAATGACACTGAAAAAGGAAAAGGTTTCGAAAGCTAAATCCCCACATGTACTGAATGCTGACTCGAGCCTGCTCCAGCATACCTTTGCCAGGTAGGTCTCCACACGGTTGGTGTGCTGTTCCCCCACAGGGCTGAGCAGAGACGCTCCCAAACCCAGGCGGCCCAGAGAGGGATGTGTGTCCAGAGCCGGTCCTCCCAGACTTCCGTTGATTATACTGCTTCCGAGGAGAGATTTGCTGCGCTGCCTCTCGCTTAGTAGCTTTGCGTTGGCCTCCGCTAGCCGTTCATTAGACCTGAAAAGAAAAATTATATCGGTGATAAAAACGTCACAATGCATATAATTCATTGTGGTACATAACAGCAATGCAGCAACGTATTTAAGGACCTGAACTGCTCAGAGGTATGACTGACAAGAATAATAACTGAGCAAAATATCACATCACGGGATGCAAT
Proteins encoded in this region:
- the ccdc77 gene encoding coiled-coil domain-containing protein 77, yielding MDSLTRVREGCETMQETDSPLPPISERLAYLRPSRELLEFYRQKVAQFDAEHDDLLQLLEKYKSTTEDQHKLQWEVRQREEEIAELQKALSDMQVYLFQEREQALRLYAENDRLKIKELEDRKKIQHLLALVGPDTGEITYFHREPPHKVTIPQKKLQARTQEYGNVAKPRPGSSKEGGKRLSKSGGDDTNSEQYKKDNQTLLLQVEALQAQLEEQTRLAKEQVECLLEDRRIHMEEGQVQRQRDQERITALTEKLQRTQNLLYESTRDFLQLKFESRAHEKSWMVEKDRLLREMDSCQERLRETRSFQEQPRAFTTPLFLTQTTPESSQMHRDEIRALQEELKQAHKLADMYREQCVGLETDLAQIREEGDVGREIFKERSDKMAKRLQLMTQRYEALEKRRSMEVEGFKTDIKHLRQKLKDVEKQLFKVTLNVGPDQDLAILHEVRQSNARTKKIQDELKSLKAKIYGLENELRFS